In Salvelinus sp. IW2-2015 unplaced genomic scaffold, ASM291031v2 Un_scaffold3658, whole genome shotgun sequence, the genomic window ttggtggggggggagggggcttgGTGGGTGGGGGAGCTTTAGTGTGGGAGGAGCTAGTGTGGGGGAGAGGAGCTTAGTGTGGGGGAGAGGAGCTTAGTGTGGGGGGGAGGAGCTTTGGTGGGGGGAGGAGCTTGGTGGGGGGGAGCTTGGTGGGGGGGAGCTTGGTgtggggggaggggcttggtgtgggggggaggggcttggtgtggggggaggggcttggtgtggggggaggggcttggttgtgggggggaggggcttggtgtggggAGGGTTGTGTGGGGAGAGGAGCTTGGTGGGGGAGAGGGTTGGTGGGGAGAGGAAGCTTGGGTGGGGGAGAGGAGCTCTGGGTGGGGGAGAGGAGCTTGGTGTGGGGGAGAGGAGCTTGGtgtgggggaggggcttggtgtggggGGGAGCTTGGTGTGGGGGGGAGCTTGGTGGGGGGGCTTGGTGTGGGGGGGGATGTTGGGTGGGGGGGGAGGAgcttgggtgggggggggggggggggcttggtgtggggggtggggggagctTGGTGTGGGGGGAGGGGCTTTGGTGGGGGGGAGGAGCTTGTGGGGGG contains:
- the LOC139025969 gene encoding uncharacterized protein — its product is LPPPHHTSLPPTTKLLPHTKLLPPPSSSPPHQAPPHTKLLPPTKPPPPNQRPPTSSSPPPKPLPPHQAPPTPHTKPPPPPPPKLLPPHPTSPPTPSPPTKLPPTPSSPPHQAPPPHQAPLPHTKLLSPTQSSSPPPKLPLPTNPLPHQAPLPTQPSPHQAPPPHNQAPPPTPSPSPHTKPLPPTPSPSPHTKLPPTKLPPTKLLPPPKLLPPTLSSSPPH